Genomic segment of Streptococcus pneumoniae:
ACTCTGCCTACGCAAGATAAGAAAAGTGCCCAAAACAGGTGAAAACAAGCTCATGGCAATCACTGCTAGAAAGGCTCGCTGCATAAAGTCATATCGCAATAAATCAAGCATGGCTCACCTCCCCATCATTTTCATGGACATTAAAGCACCGCCAAGGCGAGTCCTGATTGCGCACCAAGTGAATGTTTCTATCCGCATATTTCTTGACCTCCTCAGGATCATGCGTAATCATGAGTACCGCTTTACCGTGCTTATGAGCGCTATGGTGCATAAGGTTGTAAAATTCATCCTTACTGCCTGCATCCATCCCTGTTGTTGGCTCATCAAGCACAAAAATATCTGGATCTGAAGCAAACATCCGTGCAATAACCGCCCGCTGCTTTTGCCCACCAGACAAAGAACCAATCCGCTTATCTCTATGCTCCCACATACCAACAGCCTCTAAACTCACACGAATATGCTCCTCATCATGAGCCGTCAACCGACGAAACCAGCCCTTTCTCGGATAGCGCCCTGATTTTACAAATTCATAAACCGTACTTGGAAATCCCGCATTAAAACTCGCAATCTGCTGTGGCAGATAAGCAATCCGCAATTTCTTCCCCGCACTATTGGTCTTTGAAATAGTCACTTCCCCATGACGTGGCTGCAAAATCCCTAGACTGGCTTTGATCAGCGTCGTTTT
This window contains:
- a CDS encoding metal ABC transporter ATP-binding protein, with translation MRYITVKDLSFYYDKEPVLEHIHYFLDSGEFVTLTGENGAAKTTLIKASLGILQPRHGEVTISKTNSAGKKLRIAYLPQQIASFNAGFPSTVYEFVKSGRYPRKGWFRRLTAHDEEHIRVSLEAVGMWEHRDKRIGSLSGGQKQRAVIARMFASDPDIFVLDEPTTGMDAGSKDEFYNLMHHSAHKHGKAVLMITHDPEEVKKYADRNIHLVRNQDSPWRCFNVHENDGEVSHA